The following nucleotide sequence is from Emcibacteraceae bacterium.
AATTTTAAAATATTGCTTGTCAATTATACCCTTCGGGGAAACGATCAGGGACAAGATTAAGCAATATATTATGTTCAAGAAGCGCTTTGGCACCGGCAAGCAACAGGCTGAACCCTTCCGTTGAATCGAGGGTCTGTCGGATTATTTCATCGCCCGTTCCTTTAAAGCCCGAATTTTTAATGGTCACAAAAGTGGTATCATCAAGTCGTGGTATAAAAATCCATTCAATCAGGGTGGCTTCCTTATAATGCCCCCATTCAACCAGAATCCGTTTGTTTGTTTCAATTTCCTGAACCCGGACATCGACTGAAAAATTATACATATCCCATGTCCATTTAATGTTTTTTCCGGGGTCCAGTTTGCCACTGCTTTTTGTGAACCAGAATTTTGTGGTTATAGCCGGATCAATAAAAGCATTAAATACGTCTTCTACGGGTCGTCTGATCAGCATGGCTGTTTCGACATCGGGCATATTCTCAATCAGCATTTTTATTCCTCTACATGTAATTTTAAGCGGTCGAGAGCGTCATCCCACTGTTTACCGATTTTATCCAGAAATTCACGGGCCGTTTCAATTGCGTCCGCTTTCATGGAGAAGCGGTTTTCCCGCCCCAGACGCTCCGACCTGACAATGCCGACCTCTTCAAGCACATGAAGGTGTTTTGTAATTGCTTGACGGGTCAGATTGAAATTCGATGACAGTGTGTTGATGGATTTGGGCCTGCCGTCGCCAAGCTTTTCCACAAGCATCAGCCGGGTCGGGTCACCCAATGCGGCAAAAATCTGTGCGAATTTTTGGGTATCGACCTCTATTTCATGATTCAGCATTGGGACTGCTCAACATGAATCTGAATATTGGTCATCTGTGCTTCCCAGCCGCCTTCGTTCATGCGGATGGCGTCGGAATAGCGGTTTTGCGGCAATGTTTCAAAACCGGATTCGGTCACTGAAAGGAATGTACCCCCATCCACTTCCTTTAAATTAAATTCGACCAGGGTTGGCACCTCATCCGAATAATCATGATCGGGGTCAACGGCATAAGGATGCCAGGTGAATGAAAATCTGCTCTTCGGCTCAATTTCCTTGACCATTACTTCCCAGTTTAGATGCTCATACCCCGGGTAGGTCAGTTTGCCTGTTGCCTTTTTTCCCGCCTTAAACGGACCATCAAGCTTCACACGGAACCAGGTTCCGAATTCTTCATGATCCGTCAACGCATGCCAGACTTTTTCAAGGGGAACTTTCAGGGTAATATTTTTTTCAATGCTGTTTTTCATAATGCAACTCCTCAGTTGCATATAAAGTATCAGACAATTTTTAAAATGCAACTATTTTGTTGCGCAATTTATTTACCACTAAAGATTTTCAACATGTCGGGCAAAATTATTCAGAATTGCCTGCCAGCCATCACGCTGCATTTCAATAGGGTTTTGATCTTCAGGATCAAATGTTTCCCGTACTATTACGACATTATCCGTTTCCGTAAATTCCACAGTCGCCTGCCGGTCGCCAAATGAAAATTCAATCAGTTTATGAGGGATAATTTTTGTATATTCACCGGCAAAATCAAAGCCAAAACTGCCGTCCTTGGCTTCCATCCGTGAACTGAAAGCCCCGCCGACCTTTAAATCAACTGTGGCTTTTGTTGTATGCCAGTCATCAGACGCGGCGTTCCATTGGACAATATCATCAGGAGTTGTCCAGGCACGCCACACTTGTTCTATTGGGGCTTTTACTGTCGTTTCAACGGTAATTTTCATTTTTTTAGTCCTTCTGATTTTTGGGTTTCTTAAATAAAAGCTCAAGATATTGTCGTAAATGCACCAGACTTTCTTTGGCTAATTCAGCATCTTTCTTCGCTTTTGCAAAAATGAATGCCCCCTGCAAGGTGGATTGAATAAAATATCCAAGACTTTCAATGCTCCACGCGGCATTCGGTGTATACAGAATTCTGGCTTCTTCAATATCCTTCATCAATGTTGCAATATGGGCGGACATGCCGCTATCGCATACCGTTCTGATATCGGGGTGGGTATCATAAGTTTCCTGGACAAGTGTTCCGAAAAGACAGGTATATTCCCTGATTTCACCCTCCATAATGGCGATGCGGAAATTCACATAACCGATAAGCCGATCCACTGGATCTTCATATTGATTGTA
It contains:
- a CDS encoding metalloregulator ArsR/SmtB family transcription factor; its protein translation is MLNHEIEVDTQKFAQIFAALGDPTRLMLVEKLGDGRPKSINTLSSNFNLTRQAITKHLHVLEEVGIVRSERLGRENRFSMKADAIETAREFLDKIGKQWDDALDRLKLHVEE
- a CDS encoding SRPBCC family protein — encoded protein: MKNSIEKNITLKVPLEKVWHALTDHEEFGTWFRVKLDGPFKAGKKATGKLTYPGYEHLNWEVMVKEIEPKSRFSFTWHPYAVDPDHDYSDEVPTLVEFNLKEVDGGTFLSVTESGFETLPQNRYSDAIRMNEGGWEAQMTNIQIHVEQSQC
- a CDS encoding SRPBCC family protein produces the protein MLIENMPDVETAMLIRRPVEDVFNAFIDPAITTKFWFTKSSGKLDPGKNIKWTWDMYNFSVDVRVQEIETNKRILVEWGHYKEATLIEWIFIPRLDDTTFVTIKNSGFKGTGDEIIRQTLDSTEGFSLLLAGAKALLEHNILLNLVPDRFPEGYN
- a CDS encoding SRPBCC family protein, with translation MKITVETTVKAPIEQVWRAWTTPDDIVQWNAASDDWHTTKATVDLKVGGAFSSRMEAKDGSFGFDFAGEYTKIIPHKLIEFSFGDRQATVEFTETDNVVIVRETFDPEDQNPIEMQRDGWQAILNNFARHVENL
- a CDS encoding TetR/AcrR family transcriptional regulator, which produces MTIQTQHQSKTKLLSAAQNIIRAKGYTATTVDDICQEAGVTKGSFFHHFKSKDELALEAATQWGKMTEGFFEEAPYNQYEDPVDRLIGYVNFRIAIMEGEIREYTCLFGTLVQETYDTHPDIRTVCDSGMSAHIATLMKDIEEARILYTPNAAWSIESLGYFIQSTLQGAFIFAKAKKDAELAKESLVHLRQYLELLFKKPKNQKD